A region from the Papaver somniferum cultivar HN1 unplaced genomic scaffold, ASM357369v1 unplaced-scaffold_22, whole genome shotgun sequence genome encodes:
- the LOC113340506 gene encoding exocyst complex component EXO70B1-like, producing MAENGDEKLIAVARHIAKTLGRTETMTDDILQIFSTFDGRFSREKLSSENNQRGVGGVEEGDPRAGYGVLDLTLKTLDRQISQYVSSDQPIWSNLNDSSEFLDAIDELLATIRDWEPISIENKPIASFLDRADDLLQQAMFRLEDEFRLLIEKSSESFDLNRLNRSDSVGDNNNNFSSDSEDEDGFNEDRIPVAQPVSDYDIVIDALPSGVIADLHEIAKRMVLAGFEKECAHVYSSCRRDFLEESISRLGLQRLSIDEVQKMPWSELEDEIERWMKGANVALKILFPSERRICDRIFFGLSAAADLSFMEVCRGSTIQLLNFADAVAIGSRSPERLFKVLDVYETLRDLMPEFEAVFNDQYCVVLRNEAATIWKRLGEAIRGIFMELENLIRRDPAKAAVPGGGLHPITRYVMNYLRAACGSRSTLEQVFEDNGSDYRTIDGMNDRPLSSTSSLSVQITWIMELLESNLEAKSKMYRDAALSSVFLMNNGRYIVQKVKDSELASLLGEDWLRKHSGKVRQCHVNYQRSSWSKVLAVLKLDSSSLTPNTAPRVLKDKVKMFTQYFDEICRSQSTWVVADEQLRMELRISVAGNLSPAYRNFLGRFQTVPELARNSDKYVRYSVEDIEARVNELFKGNGASAGGRK from the coding sequence atGGCAGAAAACGGCGATGAAAAGTTAATTGCAGTAGCTAGACACATAGCAAAAACACTAGGTCGAACAGAAACCATGACGGACGACATCCTCCAAATCTTCTCAACTTTCGACGGCAGATTCTCAAGAGAAAAACTCTCGTCGGAGAATAATCAAAGAGGAGTCGGAGGAGTTGAAGAAGGAGATCCGAGAGCTGGCTATGGAGTTTTAGATCTTACTTTGAAGACCTTAGATCGTCAGATTTCACAGTACGTTTCATCCGATCAACCAATTTGGTCGAATCTAAACGATTCGTCTGAGTTCCTCGATGCGATTGATGAGTTGTTAGCTACGATTCGTGATTGGGAACCGATTTCGATCGAGAATAAACCGATTGCGTCGTTCTTGGATCGTGCTGATGATCTGTTACAACAAGCTATGTTCCGTCTTGAGGATGAGTTTCGTCTGTTGATTGAGAAAAGTTCTGAATCGTTTGATCTCAATCGATTGAACCGGTCTGACTCTGTCGGTGACAACAACAATAATTTCTCATctgattctgaggatgaagaTGGTTTCAATGAAGATCGGATTCCGGTTGCTCAGCCGGTTTCTGATTATGATATTGTTATCGATGCGCTTCCGTCCGGTGTGATTGCGGATCTCCATGAGATTGCAAAGAGGATGGTTCTAGCTGGGTTTGAAAAGGAGTGTGCTCATGTTTATAGTAGTTGTAGAAGAGATTTCTTAGAAGAGAGTATATCTAGACTAGGATTACAGAGACTGAGTATCGATGAAGTGCAGAAAATGCCATGGTCAGAACTCGAAGACGAGATCGAAAGATGGATGAAAGGAGCCAATGTTGCACTTAAAATACTCTTCCCAAGTGAACGGAGAATTTGTGACCGGATTTTCTTCGGGTTGTCTGCAGCTGCTGATTTATCATTCATGGAGGTCTGCAGGGGTTCGACTATTCAATTGCTGAATTTTGCGGATGCGGTGGCGATTGGGAGCAGGTCGCCGGAACGGTTGTTTAAAGTACTAGATGTGTATGAGACATTGAGGGATTTGATGCCTGAATTTGAAGCTGTGTTTAATGATCAGTATTGTGTTGTATTGAGAAATGAAGCGGCGACAATTTGGAAGAGGTTAGGGGAAGCGATTCGAGGGATTTTCATGGAATTggagaatttgataaggagagatCCTGCTAAAGCTGCTGTTCCTGGTGGTGGTCTTCATCCGATTACACGGTATGTTATGAATTATCTTCGGGCAGCTTGTGGTTCTCGTTCGACACTTGAACAAGTATTTGAAGATAATGGGAGTGATTATAGGACTATTGATGGTATGAATGATAGACCATTGTCTTCCACTTCGTCATTGTCTGTTCAAATTACTTGGATTATGGAGCTTTTAGAGAGTAATTTGGAGGCGAAATCGAAGATGTATAGAGATGCTGCATTGAGTTCTGTGTTCTTAATGAATAATGGCAGATATATTGTTCAGAAAGTTAAAGACAGTGAATTAGCTTCTCTATTGGGTGAAGATTGGCTTCGGAAACACTCGGGGAAAGTTAGGCAATGTCATGTGAACTACCAAAGAAGTTCATGGAGTAAAGTACTTGCTGTGTTGAAGTTAGATAGTAGTTCTTTAACACCAAATACAGCTCCTAGAGTTCTTAAAGACAAGGTGAAAATGTTCACTCAATACTTTGATGAGATTTGTCGGAGTCAATCAACTTGGGTTGTTGCAGATGAACAGCTTAGAATGGAATTAAGAATCTCAGTTGCTGGTAACTTGTCTCCTGCTTATCGGAATTTCTTGGGTAGGTTTCAGACTGTACCTGAATTGGCAAGGAATTCAGACAAGTATGTAAGATACAGTGTTGAGGATATCGAAGCTCGGGTGAATGAGCTGTTTAAAGGAAATGGTGCATCAGCTGGTGGCCGAAAATGA
- the LOC113340508 gene encoding GDSL esterase/lipase At2g31550-like: MNHILIFFSIILFSGKNCYASKTPPAYPAILIFGDLTVDTGNNNFIRTALKSDHFPYGQEFPSCTATGRFSNGLLVPDLLASSFGIKEFVPPYLDPSLSVDELRTGVSFASAGSGVDDLTTLTSGAIPVSVQLGYFKSYKEVLVNAVREEEANKIINGAFVMIAAGANDMIFNFYDTPARRFLFNITGYHDFLLEKQESLVKELYDLGCRILAVSGMAPLRCIPFQITVKHSKGRKCLKHEITETEMYNSKLKKLSQTLPASLPGRRITYLDNYNPVMDMIKNPQNYGLVETNKGCC, translated from the exons ATGAACCACATTTTGATCTTCTTCAGCATAATTCTATTCAGTGGAAAAAATTGTTATGCCTCAAAAACACCACCTGCATATCCTGCCATTCTAATCTTTGGTGATTTGACTGTTGATACCGGCAATAACAATTTTATCCGAACAGCTCTAAAGAGTGACCACTTTCCATACGGCCAAGAATTTCCCAGTTGTACTGCCACTGGAAGGTTCTCAAATGGACTGTTAGTTCCCGACTTATTAGCATCATCTTTTggtatcaaagagtttgttccaCCATATTTAGACCCTAGTTTGTCAGTTGATGAATTACGTACCGGTGTCAGTTTTGCTTCAGCTGGATCAGGAGTAGATGATCTGACGACCCTGACCTCTGGGGCGATTCCGGTTTCAGTGCAGCTGGGGTACTTCAAGAGTTATAAAGAAGTTCTTGTAAATGCGGTAAGAGAAGAAGAGGCTAACAAGATAATCAATGGTGCTTTTGTTATGATCGCTGCAGGAGCCAATGACATGATTTTCAACTTTTATGATACACCAGCCAGGCGATTCCTGTTTAACATCACTGGCTATCACGATTTTTTGCTAGAGAAACAAGAATCTTTAGTTAAG GAACTGTATGATCTGGGATGTCGTATACTTGCCGTATCTGGCATGGCTCCACTGAGATGTATACCATTCCAAATAACTGTGAAGCATTCCAAGGGTAGAAAATGCCTGAAACATGAGATTACAGAAACTGAAATGTACAATTCAAAGCTCAAGAAATTGTCTCAAACACTACCAGCATCGCTTCCTGGTAGAAGGATAACGTATCTAGACAACTACAATCCAGTAATGGACATGATCAAAAATCCTCAAAATTACG GCTTAGTAGAAACAAATAAAGGATGTTGCTGA